From one Rhizobium sp. BT04 genomic stretch:
- a CDS encoding recombinase family protein produces MMHEKIAPHHLERKAILYVRQSSAHQVLHNRESSALQYAMRDRLAALGWSHIETVDDDLGRSAAGGVTRAGFDRMVAEVCLGKVGAVAAREVSRFARNSRDWQQLIEMCRVVDTVLVDQEAVYAPRQGNDRLLLGLKGSLNEYELDLLRQRSLSARYEKARRGELVVTVPAGFVKAGDRIEKDPNRRIQEAIALVFDKVTELGSARQALLWFLEQGLDLPVRCANGDVIWRRPNYATIHRMIANPIYGGAYAYGKSRSVPGYDGRSGIRRKARDEWLALIPDAHEGYISWERAEEIRKMVSDNVPASRHHGAPKHGGALLAGLFRCKRCGRKLTVRYTGANHNIPRYSCWRGLLDNGEPRCIAFGGLRVDDAIEEALLGVVEPGAIAAAVEAERNMANQRDQVQDALMRDLEAARYVADRAFRQYDAADPENRLVTSELEARWNKALTGVGEIEAKIAKHRTVTPHPFPMSASQVTALAGNLRAVWTAPTTDARLKKRIVRTLINEVVADLDDGTSEIVLVIHWVGGVHTELRLPKRHRGQRNATPDDIVDAVKQLVLIANDDVIAGVLNRNGLTTGNGNRWTRERVTALRSYRKIPVFRPQIDGVEPWLNLGGAAKLLGISPKTLRLAAEAGDIKGAHPLPDGPWIFSRSKLATPQARQILDRVRKNPRHPAGSPPDQENLFLSMT; encoded by the coding sequence ATGATGCATGAGAAGATCGCGCCGCATCATCTGGAGCGGAAGGCCATCCTCTATGTTCGGCAGTCCTCGGCTCACCAGGTTCTGCACAATCGAGAGAGCAGCGCCCTCCAGTACGCCATGCGCGACCGTCTGGCAGCGCTTGGATGGTCACATATAGAGACGGTGGATGACGACCTTGGTCGTTCGGCCGCCGGCGGCGTGACCCGCGCTGGATTTGATCGGATGGTGGCGGAAGTCTGCCTTGGCAAGGTAGGCGCCGTGGCCGCGCGTGAGGTATCGCGCTTCGCCCGGAACAGCCGCGATTGGCAGCAACTCATCGAGATGTGCCGCGTTGTTGATACCGTCCTGGTCGACCAGGAAGCAGTTTATGCGCCCCGCCAGGGCAACGACCGCCTGCTCTTGGGTTTGAAGGGCAGCCTCAACGAGTATGAACTCGATCTCTTGCGTCAGCGTTCCCTTTCCGCCCGCTATGAGAAGGCTCGCCGCGGTGAACTCGTCGTCACTGTTCCGGCCGGCTTCGTAAAGGCCGGTGACAGGATCGAGAAGGATCCCAATCGGCGCATCCAGGAAGCCATCGCACTCGTCTTCGACAAGGTCACCGAACTCGGGAGTGCCCGGCAGGCCTTGCTATGGTTCCTTGAGCAGGGATTGGACCTGCCCGTCAGGTGCGCCAACGGTGACGTCATCTGGCGCAGGCCAAATTATGCCACCATCCACCGGATGATTGCGAACCCGATCTACGGCGGCGCTTATGCTTATGGTAAGAGTCGTTCCGTACCAGGATACGATGGCCGATCTGGAATTCGCCGCAAGGCGCGTGATGAATGGCTGGCGCTGATCCCGGATGCGCACGAAGGTTACATCAGTTGGGAACGGGCGGAGGAGATCCGCAAGATGGTCAGCGACAATGTACCGGCCAGTCGCCATCATGGAGCGCCGAAGCATGGCGGCGCTCTGCTTGCCGGCCTGTTCCGCTGCAAAAGGTGCGGCCGGAAGCTGACGGTTCGTTACACAGGAGCCAACCATAACATCCCGCGCTATTCCTGTTGGCGAGGGTTGCTCGACAACGGCGAACCACGTTGCATCGCCTTCGGCGGTCTGCGGGTCGATGACGCGATCGAAGAGGCACTTCTCGGCGTGGTCGAGCCAGGAGCCATTGCCGCCGCCGTCGAGGCGGAACGCAATATGGCCAACCAACGCGATCAGGTTCAGGATGCCCTGATGCGCGACCTCGAGGCAGCACGCTATGTAGCCGACCGGGCATTCCGGCAATATGACGCGGCTGATCCGGAGAATAGGCTGGTGACGTCGGAGCTGGAAGCACGCTGGAACAAGGCGCTGACTGGCGTCGGTGAGATCGAGGCCAAGATTGCCAAACATCGGACAGTTACGCCGCATCCGTTCCCCATGTCCGCATCACAGGTAACCGCACTTGCGGGAAACCTTCGCGCCGTCTGGACGGCGCCGACAACCGATGCAAGGCTGAAGAAGCGCATCGTGCGCACGCTCATCAATGAAGTGGTCGCCGATCTCGATGATGGAACCTCTGAGATCGTCCTCGTCATTCATTGGGTTGGAGGCGTCCACACCGAACTGCGCCTGCCGAAGCGACACCGTGGCCAAAGAAATGCGACCCCTGACGACATTGTCGACGCTGTGAAACAGCTCGTCTTGATCGCCAATGATGATGTGATTGCCGGTGTCCTCAATCGCAACGGACTGACGACCGGCAATGGCAATCGCTGGACACGGGAGCGGGTCACCGCGCTGAGGTCATATCGCAAGATTCCGGTCTTCCGTCCGCAGATCGACGGGGTTGAGCCATGGCTTAATCTGGGCGGTGCGGCGAAGTTACTCGGGATATCGCCAAAGACGCTGCGTCTGGCGGCCGAGGCTGGCGATATTAAGGGGGCTCATCCGCTACCCGATGGCCCATGGATCTTCAGCCGTTCCAAACTCGCGACCCCGCAAGCACGTCAGATTCTCGATCGTGTACGGAAGAACCCTCGCCACCCCGCGGGATCGCCTCCAGATCAGGAAAATCTATTCCTTTCGATGACATAG
- the nolL gene encoding nodulation factor fucose acetyltransferase NolL: MRARIVGGKTVPEAPEADDRDLALDFAKGILIVLVIFGHLIQYIFYEGDGFWDSACFKSIYMFHMPLFMAISGYLSRSGLLGKSFRQAIGDRALQLLVPTLFWCTLLEAVKLLMFPRPPDAPGNLLQFMHDFVGTYWFIWAAFASFLLVKLISIFNSGSARSLLVSSILVAVAPVTFSIFPLIKYTYPFFCMGFSFAQSRDWWTSIMRYHKPLLMMSASIAASLCFMAWREDTYVYNNLALIQDLQSAKDILLMFFGSTVASAVMIEILLQSWKIGRSNRVVRFIAVEVGQSTLVLYLVQATVFRLMDLIQYGEQWAPTMRSGAAGILGTMIIAVALAVRWSVRDIPYLSQLMLGTPPRLVRLPSNPANN, encoded by the coding sequence ATGCGAGCAAGAATTGTAGGTGGAAAGACAGTGCCTGAGGCGCCAGAGGCCGACGATCGCGATCTAGCTTTAGACTTCGCCAAAGGAATACTCATTGTCTTGGTGATTTTCGGTCACCTGATACAATATATCTTTTACGAGGGTGATGGCTTCTGGGATTCGGCATGCTTCAAATCGATCTACATGTTTCACATGCCTCTCTTTATGGCGATAAGCGGATATCTCTCTAGATCAGGGCTACTAGGCAAATCGTTCAGGCAAGCCATCGGTGATCGCGCGCTGCAGCTCCTGGTGCCGACGCTGTTCTGGTGCACCCTTTTGGAGGCAGTCAAATTGCTCATGTTTCCCCGGCCGCCGGACGCACCTGGCAACCTGTTGCAATTCATGCACGATTTCGTCGGCACATACTGGTTCATCTGGGCTGCGTTTGCTTCTTTTCTTTTGGTCAAACTTATTTCGATCTTCAACTCCGGGTCGGCACGCTCTTTGCTTGTCTCATCCATACTGGTCGCAGTTGCCCCCGTGACGTTTTCTATATTCCCTCTCATAAAGTACACCTATCCCTTTTTCTGCATGGGATTTTCATTTGCGCAGTCGAGAGATTGGTGGACGAGCATAATGCGGTATCATAAGCCACTCCTGATGATGTCCGCCTCTATCGCGGCTAGCTTGTGCTTCATGGCGTGGCGCGAGGACACCTATGTCTACAACAATCTCGCCTTAATCCAGGATCTGCAGTCGGCAAAAGATATCCTTCTGATGTTTTTTGGCTCGACAGTGGCCTCTGCAGTGATGATCGAGATTCTGCTTCAATCCTGGAAAATTGGACGCTCGAACCGGGTGGTTCGCTTTATCGCCGTGGAAGTGGGGCAGAGCACGCTCGTGTTGTACCTGGTGCAGGCTACGGTATTCCGTCTCATGGATTTGATACAATACGGAGAACAATGGGCTCCCACAATGAGGTCTGGCGCGGCGGGAATTCTCGGGACGATGATCATTGCCGTAGCACTAGCAGTTCGCTGGAGCGTGCGCGACATTCCCTATCTGTCCCAGCTCATGCTTGGAACGCCACCCCGCCTCGTTCGTTTGCCGAGCAATCCTGCGAATAACTAG
- a CDS encoding adenine phosphoribosyltransferase, whose product MIVAVPNSGASRINQSGVEALREFPNFPIGGILFKDIAPMLAGRGALGEVVSTVASQVSGTEIDAILAVDARGFILGASLADRLGCGFIMVRKPGKLPGDVLSFEYSCEYCSGTLEVTAGLIGDGLRCLIADDLLATGGTARATGNFVKSQGGEIAGYAFILEIEVLKGRRQLDDAPVISAMTC is encoded by the coding sequence ATGATTGTAGCTGTTCCAAATAGCGGGGCGTCACGGATTAACCAATCCGGTGTAGAAGCATTACGAGAATTTCCTAACTTTCCGATAGGCGGGATCTTGTTCAAGGATATAGCGCCTATGCTGGCTGGTAGAGGTGCATTGGGCGAAGTCGTTTCTACCGTCGCAAGCCAAGTGTCGGGAACAGAAATCGATGCCATTTTGGCGGTTGATGCGCGTGGTTTCATCTTGGGCGCCTCATTGGCTGATAGGCTCGGTTGCGGTTTCATCATGGTAAGGAAACCCGGTAAACTGCCGGGGGACGTCCTCTCATTTGAATACAGCTGTGAATACTGCTCCGGAACCCTGGAGGTAACTGCCGGCCTCATCGGTGACGGCCTGCGATGCCTGATTGCTGATGACCTTCTAGCGACGGGTGGCACTGCTCGGGCGACTGGGAATTTTGTCAAGTCCCAAGGCGGAGAGATCGCCGGATACGCATTCATACTCGAAATCGAAGTTTTGAAAGGCAGGCGTCAATTGGACGACGCACCAGTGATCAGTGCGATGACGTGCTAG
- a CDS encoding NifX-associated nitrogen fixation protein — MSNVTPVPNNARLDEKDALATPFIKCLLRLMRAQDTFELWQEKSDTDLLCDFIVTRQQRRAIPLIGGPDLEVQWRLEIFYAAVALAIEEQSGLMASPVLTVNHEGFGRILLTAGRLVVLSKTLRDVHRFGFDNLQKLAEAGTGLVDNGLTTIKTYSDVARV, encoded by the coding sequence ATGTCAAACGTCACCCCTGTCCCCAACAATGCTCGATTAGATGAGAAAGATGCTCTCGCCACGCCTTTCATTAAGTGCCTCTTGCGTCTGATGCGTGCTCAAGACACCTTTGAATTGTGGCAAGAGAAATCGGACACCGATTTGCTCTGTGATTTCATCGTGACGAGGCAGCAGCGTAGGGCGATTCCTCTCATCGGGGGACCTGACCTAGAGGTGCAGTGGCGGCTTGAGATCTTCTATGCCGCCGTAGCACTTGCTATAGAGGAGCAGTCCGGACTGATGGCGTCACCGGTGTTGACTGTGAACCATGAGGGATTCGGTCGGATATTACTCACGGCGGGGCGGCTCGTAGTACTCTCGAAGACGCTCCGCGACGTACATCGATTTGGCTTCGACAACCTCCAAAAGCTCGCCGAGGCGGGAACTGGCCTGGTCGATAATGGCTTAACAACAATTAAGACCTATTCAGATGTAGCGCGCGTTTAA
- a CDS encoding nucleotidyltransferase family protein, translating into MLRLSPEDSILLITCRAYLRPEDEERLVRLCKEPVNWPYVVWRAEHNRTVPLLENHLRRLDLLTLLPTEAAHYVQCWTVMSKVRSALEFRNLPEIMDALDRAGIAWFLVKGPDLALLHYPDPLLRPMTDLDIMVKPADAQRVQRLMFDLGYRHGIFDPSNGNWHPERKELDDETFRESYSLPVFVRIESVESPFPGPAVPRQLRYRHVKGYIDSAKKLHMPIFIDMHVNLSVGIDVEDIWSGVRLANGLGRILQVQSATGAVWFLSARLYHEAFLYNSLRLLMFGDLHAVLHKEMANISWAEVAAIGYKYEMRPALYFVLTQMKRICGIDIPSEFLELIRPDQTEVPLQHDWGDVLPKLLSIPTVNDLELA; encoded by the coding sequence ATGCTTCGGTTGTCACCAGAAGACTCTATTTTGCTGATCACCTGCCGGGCCTACCTACGACCCGAGGATGAAGAGCGTTTGGTCCGTCTCTGCAAGGAGCCTGTCAACTGGCCCTATGTGGTATGGCGCGCCGAGCATAATCGGACGGTGCCGCTGCTTGAGAATCACTTGCGCCGCCTCGATTTGTTGACACTATTGCCTACTGAGGCGGCGCATTACGTTCAGTGCTGGACTGTCATGTCAAAGGTCAGGTCCGCACTCGAATTTCGCAATCTGCCAGAAATCATGGATGCGCTGGATCGGGCCGGCATCGCCTGGTTCCTGGTGAAGGGACCAGATCTCGCGCTTCTCCACTATCCCGATCCACTCCTACGGCCGATGACCGATCTCGACATCATGGTCAAGCCCGCTGACGCGCAGCGCGTGCAGCGGCTCATGTTCGATCTCGGCTACCGGCACGGTATTTTCGACCCTTCAAATGGCAACTGGCATCCGGAACGAAAGGAACTCGATGACGAAACCTTCCGCGAAAGTTATTCCTTGCCGGTGTTTGTAAGGATAGAATCCGTTGAATCTCCGTTCCCTGGTCCCGCGGTGCCACGCCAGCTGCGCTACCGCCACGTAAAGGGATACATCGATTCCGCGAAGAAGCTGCACATGCCCATCTTCATTGATATGCATGTAAATCTCTCCGTCGGCATCGATGTCGAAGACATATGGTCAGGCGTGCGTCTTGCAAACGGTCTAGGCCGCATATTGCAGGTCCAATCCGCGACTGGCGCCGTCTGGTTCCTTTCGGCCAGGCTTTATCACGAGGCCTTCCTTTATAATTCGCTTCGACTATTGATGTTCGGCGATCTTCATGCGGTTCTACACAAAGAAATGGCGAATATTAGCTGGGCGGAGGTCGCTGCGATAGGTTACAAATACGAGATGAGGCCGGCGTTATATTTCGTCCTGACGCAGATGAAGCGCATCTGTGGGATAGACATACCGTCCGAGTTCCTAGAGCTCATTCGACCTGATCAAACCGAGGTACCACTTCAACATGATTGGGGCGACGTGTTGCCCAAACTGCTGTCTATTCCCACTGTTAACGATCTTGAGCTGGCGTAA
- a CDS encoding phasin: MTKISERSFETIENPGSSSLKVPDQFGASVEKGNKQVTEALLKFASGAEATQKMLPPILETTSLFGNELWWKTIAALQADAEAGFSHLQALLGANSPSQILEQQSTFFRKRVETSLQHAKEVRELSSRAVEEISKPVKDAFDKVLTNPKAT; encoded by the coding sequence ATGACCAAGATTTCCGAAAGATCCTTTGAAACGATCGAAAACCCGGGGTCATCGTCGCTCAAGGTGCCAGATCAGTTCGGCGCATCCGTTGAAAAGGGGAACAAGCAGGTGACAGAGGCTCTTTTGAAATTTGCGTCCGGCGCTGAAGCGACACAGAAAATGCTGCCTCCGATCCTCGAAACGACAAGTCTATTCGGCAACGAATTGTGGTGGAAGACGATCGCTGCACTGCAAGCCGACGCCGAGGCCGGCTTCTCACATTTGCAAGCTTTGCTGGGCGCGAATTCGCCGTCGCAGATCCTCGAACAGCAGTCGACCTTTTTCCGCAAGCGCGTTGAGACAAGTTTGCAGCACGCCAAGGAAGTCCGGGAGCTCTCAAGCAGGGCGGTGGAGGAAATCTCAAAGCCGGTCAAGGATGCTTTTGACAAGGTCCTGACGAACCCCAAAGCGACGTAA
- a CDS encoding radical SAM protein: MNTPDWLSTPQDVHVASQTLQALVTSELSKRVVSENEIKTIYLFLTRKCNLGCHHCYIAGVGPKAKGIDFNLEAIQGLIEQALPNGLRKVKVSGGEPMVHKEFMAVMEYLASCGLKELIFETNGTLFDEFTIEQLSRLPNLTVFISLDHFDPEAHDAFRAKSGAFAKTAIVLQRLGKTDISTVVTTTAYRNNYDKVISIIDLVLGWGIKKHRTLLNIHPMGNARSHEDNAISLEECKLLIGDLLKSPHFESGAAYMTLPPALMPLKYLNGVHTCGWGDNVLGILSNGQVSMCSASYDDPEMIAGNAFEMPLMEIWRNSPFFHELREVVSGEVKGVCGNCVFYPVCRGVCKMSSWSHYGEKDAPYPLCQELYNNGGFPEYALVDPTKDSTYRRGVIAKERRPAAEAPVYNFSEEIAAAAQHTH, encoded by the coding sequence ATGAATACCCCTGATTGGCTTTCGACACCGCAGGACGTGCATGTAGCCAGTCAGACGCTACAGGCCCTCGTCACAAGTGAACTTTCGAAACGAGTCGTCTCGGAAAACGAAATTAAAACGATCTATCTGTTTCTAACCCGCAAGTGCAATTTGGGATGCCACCACTGTTATATCGCAGGCGTCGGGCCCAAGGCCAAGGGCATTGATTTCAACCTGGAGGCGATCCAAGGACTGATCGAGCAAGCACTACCCAATGGGCTGCGCAAGGTTAAGGTTTCCGGGGGTGAACCGATGGTTCACAAGGAATTCATGGCAGTCATGGAATATCTCGCATCCTGTGGGCTGAAGGAGCTGATTTTCGAGACGAATGGAACCCTCTTTGACGAGTTCACGATCGAGCAGCTAAGTAGGCTCCCCAATTTGACGGTCTTCATCAGCCTCGACCATTTCGACCCAGAGGCGCACGACGCTTTCAGAGCAAAATCGGGTGCGTTCGCCAAGACTGCGATTGTCCTGCAGCGGCTTGGAAAAACTGACATCTCTACGGTGGTAACGACGACTGCCTATCGCAACAACTATGACAAGGTGATTTCGATTATAGATTTGGTGCTCGGCTGGGGCATCAAGAAGCATCGGACGCTGCTCAACATACATCCGATGGGCAACGCGCGCAGCCATGAGGACAATGCGATAAGCTTGGAGGAATGCAAGCTACTGATAGGCGATCTTTTGAAATCTCCCCATTTTGAGAGTGGCGCTGCATACATGACTCTGCCGCCGGCTCTGATGCCTCTCAAGTATCTGAACGGCGTGCATACTTGCGGTTGGGGCGACAACGTACTGGGCATACTGTCGAACGGACAAGTTTCGATGTGCAGTGCCTCCTACGATGATCCGGAAATGATCGCCGGCAATGCCTTCGAAATGCCCTTGATGGAAATCTGGCGCAACAGCCCGTTCTTCCATGAGCTACGCGAGGTGGTGAGTGGCGAGGTTAAGGGCGTCTGCGGCAACTGCGTGTTTTATCCAGTCTGTCGCGGCGTCTGCAAGATGAGTAGCTGGTCGCACTATGGTGAAAAGGACGCGCCCTATCCGCTGTGCCAGGAACTTTACAATAACGGAGGTTTTCCGGAGTACGCCCTGGTGGACCCGACGAAAGATTCCACCTACCGCCGCGGAGTTATAGCGAAAGAGCGTCGGCCCGCCGCCGAAGCTCCTGTCTATAACTTCTCGGAGGAAATCGCGGCTGCTGCGCAACACACTCACTAA
- a CDS encoding aquaporin, with product MKKYVCEFFGTFTLVFLGCGTLLYMRQEVGLLGVALAFGTTVVAMAYTIGPVSGAHLNPAVSLGFLVSRRLRVWDFLAYVSAQCAGAIAAAGTLYLIAMNKVGGYDITLEGFAQTGWVVYGWRAAFLFEFIATFLFVTVFLKCTAGRGAVARLAIGLALVAIHLGGITVSGSSVNPARSIGPALFAGGAALSQLWLYICAPMLGAIAAGLLQLRGIVASSEPQSLRQFESREMTSDISSPVSFFRHRRRGIPKRESH from the coding sequence ATGAAAAAGTATGTTTGCGAATTCTTCGGGACCTTCACACTTGTCTTCCTCGGCTGCGGCACATTGCTTTATATGCGTCAAGAGGTGGGCCTGTTGGGTGTCGCTTTAGCCTTCGGGACGACCGTGGTTGCAATGGCCTACACGATTGGCCCAGTCTCGGGCGCGCATCTCAATCCGGCGGTCAGCCTGGGTTTCCTCGTGTCGCGCCGATTGAGAGTGTGGGACTTTCTCGCGTATGTCTCCGCCCAATGTGCAGGAGCTATCGCGGCGGCAGGCACGCTCTACCTTATCGCTATGAACAAGGTCGGCGGTTACGATATCACCCTAGAAGGTTTCGCCCAAACCGGCTGGGTAGTCTACGGATGGAGAGCTGCGTTCCTATTCGAGTTTATCGCCACGTTCCTGTTCGTAACTGTATTCCTCAAATGCACGGCTGGACGCGGCGCTGTTGCACGATTGGCGATTGGACTTGCCTTAGTTGCGATCCACCTTGGCGGTATCACCGTTTCGGGTTCTTCTGTGAATCCAGCACGATCGATCGGCCCAGCACTTTTCGCAGGAGGGGCGGCACTCTCTCAACTCTGGCTTTATATATGTGCGCCAATGCTCGGCGCTATTGCGGCCGGCCTTCTTCAGCTCAGGGGGATCGTCGCGTCAAGCGAGCCGCAAAGTCTGCGCCAATTTGAATCGCGCGAAATGACCAGCGACATATCCAGCCCGGTTTCATTCTTTCGCCACCGAAGGAGAGGTATCCCAAAAAGGGAAAGCCACTGA
- a CDS encoding peptidase domain-containing ABC transporter → MSSKAIKFKQRDITDCGAASLASVAAFYGYKLPLARIRQYASTDRSGTSVLGLTEAAQKLGFIAKGVKGGFDSLYKIPKPAIAHVVKEDLHHFVVVHAIDAKWVIVMDPALGEICKVPHQEFMEQWTGVLVLLVPADTFNRRDETTSPLARFARLLAPHRTVMAQALVGALVTTVLSLSTAIYVQKIVDHVIPAGNRNLLNLMSIAMLLILAIQILINLLRGRLVLQTGQKIDVCLILGYYNHILALPQKFFDSMRMGEIVSRMNDAVKIRSFLNDVSINMFVDILMILFSFGMMFIYSWNIALIVALAIPMYILVYWAINRMNRNLQRVIMENDAKLEAQLVESLGAVSTIKTSGVESFANFKMETRFVKMLHSVYSSGLISICGDNASTLLSVLFTIVLMWFGTTLALEQAVTPGELLSCYTLLGYITRPVARLIQTNRIVQDAFIAADRLFEIFELESASSSGIDATKTDLGDIRLENVTFRYGAQAEVFSDLSVSFRQGELTAVVGESGSGKSTLAALLQNVYQLEDGCIRIGQYALQDFSSASLHKVMAAVPQSIDVFSGSVIENIALGEFEPEFDKIVRICDRIGLRECIERWPGRFQAHLGENGVRLSGGEKQRLALARALYRDPDVLILDEATSSLDSAAEEFVLRVVEDLSRAGKTIIVITHRLSTVRGADNIVVLDKGRVIEEGKHADLVRTDGPYARLWRAPRS, encoded by the coding sequence ATGTCGAGTAAGGCCATTAAGTTCAAACAGCGTGACATCACGGATTGCGGCGCCGCCAGCCTCGCATCTGTCGCAGCCTTCTATGGCTACAAGTTGCCATTGGCGCGCATCCGCCAGTATGCGTCGACCGACCGCTCCGGTACGAGTGTGCTGGGGCTCACGGAAGCGGCGCAGAAGCTGGGCTTCATCGCGAAAGGCGTCAAAGGTGGCTTCGACAGCCTGTACAAGATCCCCAAGCCCGCTATCGCGCACGTCGTCAAGGAGGACCTGCACCATTTCGTAGTGGTCCATGCGATCGACGCCAAGTGGGTCATCGTCATGGACCCGGCCTTGGGCGAAATCTGCAAAGTGCCGCATCAGGAATTCATGGAGCAATGGACCGGCGTTCTGGTTTTGCTGGTTCCGGCAGACACATTCAATCGTCGAGACGAGACCACGTCGCCCCTCGCCCGATTCGCCCGCCTACTCGCGCCACACCGCACGGTGATGGCGCAGGCTCTCGTCGGCGCTCTTGTGACGACCGTCCTCAGTCTCTCGACGGCGATCTACGTTCAGAAGATCGTTGATCACGTGATCCCAGCGGGAAACCGCAACCTGCTCAACTTGATGAGCATCGCAATGCTGCTGATCCTAGCGATACAGATCCTGATCAACCTCCTAAGAGGCCGACTCGTCCTGCAGACGGGGCAGAAGATCGACGTATGCTTGATCCTCGGCTATTACAATCACATCCTGGCCCTGCCCCAGAAGTTCTTCGATAGCATGCGCATGGGAGAAATCGTGTCGCGCATGAACGACGCTGTGAAAATCAGGAGCTTCCTGAACGACGTTTCGATAAACATGTTTGTTGACATTTTAATGATACTGTTCTCGTTCGGAATGATGTTCATCTATTCCTGGAATATTGCTTTGATCGTGGCGCTCGCCATTCCAATGTACATCCTGGTATATTGGGCCATCAATCGGATGAATCGAAATCTCCAACGAGTCATCATGGAAAATGACGCCAAACTCGAGGCGCAACTGGTAGAATCACTCGGAGCTGTCTCCACCATTAAGACTTCCGGCGTCGAGAGCTTCGCAAACTTCAAAATGGAGACCCGCTTCGTAAAGATGCTGCATTCCGTCTACAGCTCCGGGCTGATCTCAATCTGCGGCGACAACGCCTCGACGTTGCTGTCGGTCCTGTTCACCATCGTGCTGATGTGGTTTGGAACCACGCTTGCGCTCGAACAGGCCGTCACGCCCGGCGAATTGCTGTCCTGCTATACGTTGCTTGGCTATATCACCCGGCCGGTCGCCCGCCTGATCCAGACCAACCGGATCGTTCAAGACGCGTTTATCGCGGCGGATAGACTTTTCGAGATCTTTGAACTGGAGTCGGCAAGCAGCAGCGGCATCGATGCTACGAAGACCGATCTCGGAGATATTCGCCTGGAGAACGTCACATTCCGCTATGGCGCGCAGGCGGAGGTTTTCAGCGATCTAAGCGTCTCCTTTCGCCAAGGAGAGTTGACGGCCGTCGTGGGTGAGAGCGGCTCGGGCAAAAGCACCCTTGCGGCTCTGCTGCAGAATGTCTACCAGCTTGAGGATGGATGCATTCGGATCGGCCAATATGCCCTCCAGGATTTCTCGAGCGCATCACTGCACAAGGTCATGGCTGCAGTACCGCAATCGATAGACGTCTTCTCCGGTTCCGTGATCGAGAACATCGCCCTGGGCGAGTTCGAACCGGAGTTCGATAAGATCGTACGCATCTGTGATCGAATAGGACTGCGGGAGTGCATCGAGCGCTGGCCCGGGCGGTTCCAGGCCCATCTGGGCGAGAACGGGGTTCGCCTCTCCGGAGGTGAGAAGCAGCGCCTCGCATTGGCTCGGGCCCTGTACCGGGATCCCGACGTTCTAATCCTTGACGAAGCGACCTCCTCTCTGGACTCGGCAGCCGAAGAATTTGTGCTGCGGGTTGTTGAGGATCTGTCTCGCGCTGGGAAGACCATCATAGTCATCACTCATCGGTTGAGCACCGTTCGTGGGGCGGACAATATTGTGGTCCTGGACAAGGGGCGGGTCATTGAGGAGGGAAAGCACGCTGACCTAGTGAGAACTGATGGCCCTTACGCTCGATTATGGCGGGCGCCAAGGTCGTGA